A window of Chryseobacterium sp. IHB B 17019 genomic DNA:
AGGTCTTTCGAGAGCTTTAAAAAACATGCAAAAATTGGAGATTGGAAATTGCTTTACCAATACATGCCTGTAAGCTTCCAGGTCATTTATAATGATCAGAGAAAGCAGGATAAAATTTTCTTTGGTAAGTAAGATTTGAATTTAAAATTAGCTCCCCGGATTTTGTCTGGGGAATTTTTTTATATTTGTAAAAATGAAAATAAGAATTATTACACTGCTGCTGTTTCAATCAGTTTTTTTATCGCTCAGATTTCCAATAAAGTAAAGAATTAGCAAAACCTTTAGAGACTATTAATTATTATTACAGAGAGGATAATTTTACTGCAATAATTAATTATATTCGGTCATAAAACGAATTCCTTATCTTTTATTAGAATTTTTACTGGTATCTGCAGCTCCGTTTGAATTTTCACACGTAATGCTTCTTGCGCGGAGGGTTCACCGTGAACAAGCATTATTTGTTGAAGCGGCTGTTCAAAATTCTTGATCCATTCAATAAGTTCAGATTGGTCTGCATGCGCCGATAATCCCGTCAATTCAACAATATTTGCTTTTACGGGATAGTATTTTCCGTGAATTTTCAACTCATGAGATTCGTTAAGCAATGCTCTTCCACGAGTACCTTCTGCCTGAAATCCTACAATTAATACTGTATTCCGGCTGTTTCCGACATCATGCTTTAAATATTCAAGAACACGACCTCCTGTCATCATACCACTGCCGGCAATTATTATTTTACTTTGTTTGTCATGAATGATTTCTGCAGTATCCGCATATTCTCTATTGATATTCATCTGTTCGATAATCTCCAGCCATTTTTCTTTATTAACAGTCGTGTATTCAGCATATTCAACCAAAATATCTGTTGCAGAAGCAGCCATTGGACTATCCATAATTACAGGAAGATTGTAAGGTATCCTATTCTGTTCCTTGAGTTGATAAAGAATATAAATCAGCTCCTGTGCTCTGCCCACCGCAAAACTGGGAATAATTATATTACCGTGGTTTTTAACAGTGAGATTGATCCAGTGTTCCAACTTATCATACAAATTGGTATTGTCATGAAGTCTGTCTCCGTAAGTAGATTCCATCACTATAAAATTTGCTTTGGTAAAAAAATCAGGGGGAGGCAAAATCGCACTGTGAGTCCGCCCGATATCTCCTGAAAAAATGATCGTTTTCTCAAAACATACTATTTCTACAGAACAGGCTCCAATGATATGCCCGCAGGGTTTGAACCTGCATTGGATATGATCACTAAGTTTAATAAAGGAGTTTTCACTAACTGTAAAAAATTGTTTAAAAGACTTTTCAGCATCATGTATCGTGTACAGTGGTTTTGCGGGATTGTGTTTGGTATAATGGTGATAATTTGCTTTCTCCGCATCCTCTTCCTGCAGTTTTGCACTATCAAGTAAGATCAATTTTGCCAATTCTTTGGTAGGTTCAGTCATATAAATTTTACCTTTAAACCCGTTTTTTACAAGAAGAGGAATATAACCGCAATGATCAAGATGGGCATGGGTAAGGATTACAATATCTATTTCTGCTACATCGACATGTAACGGTTCCCAGTTTTGTTCACGCAAAGATTTAATTCCCTGAAACAACCCGCAATCAACT
This region includes:
- a CDS encoding MBL fold metallo-hydrolase RNA specificity domain-containing protein, whose amino-acid sequence is MDTIILKSLGGAETVTGSKHLLKTSELNILVDCGLFQGIKSLREQNWEPLHVDVAEIDIVILTHAHLDHCGYIPLLVKNGFKGKIYMTEPTKELAKLILLDSAKLQEEDAEKANYHHYTKHNPAKPLYTIHDAEKSFKQFFTVSENSFIKLSDHIQCRFKPCGHIIGACSVEIVCFEKTIIFSGDIGRTHSAILPPPDFFTKANFIVMESTYGDRLHDNTNLYDKLEHWINLTVKNHGNIIIPSFAVGRAQELIYILYQLKEQNRIPYNLPVIMDSPMAASATDILVEYAEYTTVNKEKWLEIIEQMNINREYADTAEIIHDKQSKIIIAGSGMMTGGRVLEYLKHDVGNSRNTVLIVGFQAEGTRGRALLNESHELKIHGKYYPVKANIVELTGLSAHADQSELIEWIKNFEQPLQQIMLVHGEPSAQEALRVKIQTELQIPVKILIKDKEFVL